The Bacteroidetes bacterium SB0662_bin_6 genome includes a region encoding these proteins:
- a CDS encoding DUF5060 domain-containing protein, translating into MIAYNAYNIKRILWNKAFLFCYLALGFTPSIGAAQQSAQAVIAGEQRLYHPISITFEGPEASETGTPNPFRDYRLNVTFRHEETGDQLVAPGYFAADGNAADTGADSGNRWRVHFTPHRTGAWSWKASFRTGTDIAIRLDPLAGEPTSFDGVQGAFAVSGTDKTGRGFRGKGMLRYVGEHYLRFDDGSRFVKGGADSPETLLAYADFDGTSVHAGDVPLKTWEAHTGDWNEGDPVWQDGKGKGLIGALNYLASEGLNAVSFLPMNVEGDGKNVWPWIRHDARDRYDVSKLAQWERIFAHADSLGLYLHFKTQETENDLLLDGGELGPERKLYYRELAARFGHHLALNWNLGEENDIWEELDDPQQYHIRSYAEYIRALDPYDHPIVIHTYPNQHIEVYTPLLGNASELAGISLQTHWNRVHEHTLLWRRVSAAAGKKWVIANDEQGNAQVGVMPDGPENNHGDIRRRTIWGHLMAGGAGLEFYFGYQHPHNDLNLEDFRSRDRFWDYVRHALHFFDAWLPYWEMAPNDGLAPGDRYVLAKPGEMYAVYVPETSPDDEGISLHILPGNYSVHWYDPTEGGALQTGSVAHVEGDGAVSIGAPPPGPDGKDWVALVRAEDGE; encoded by the coding sequence ATGATAGCATATAATGCATATAATATCAAGCGGATCCTATGGAATAAAGCATTTTTATTCTGCTACCTCGCGCTCGGATTCACTCCTTCTATCGGAGCCGCGCAGCAATCGGCTCAGGCCGTCATCGCCGGGGAACAGAGGCTGTATCATCCGATCAGCATCACGTTCGAGGGTCCGGAAGCCTCCGAAACCGGCACTCCGAACCCTTTCCGCGACTACCGGCTCAACGTAACATTCCGGCATGAGGAAACGGGAGACCAACTCGTCGCGCCGGGCTACTTCGCCGCCGACGGAAACGCCGCGGACACCGGAGCCGATTCGGGGAACCGGTGGCGTGTGCATTTTACGCCCCACCGGACCGGGGCCTGGTCCTGGAAAGCTTCCTTCCGGACAGGAACCGACATCGCGATCCGGCTGGACCCGCTGGCCGGGGAGCCCACGTCCTTCGACGGCGTGCAGGGCGCCTTTGCCGTATCCGGGACCGACAAGACCGGGCGGGGCTTCCGGGGCAAGGGTATGCTGCGCTATGTGGGAGAGCATTATTTGCGCTTCGACGACGGCTCCCGGTTCGTGAAAGGAGGCGCGGACAGCCCGGAAACCCTGCTGGCTTACGCGGATTTCGACGGCACGTCTGTCCATGCGGGCGACGTTCCGCTCAAAACCTGGGAAGCGCATACCGGGGACTGGAACGAGGGAGATCCTGTCTGGCAAGACGGCAAAGGGAAGGGACTCATCGGTGCCCTGAATTATCTCGCCTCGGAAGGCCTCAACGCCGTTTCGTTCCTTCCGATGAATGTCGAGGGAGACGGCAAAAATGTGTGGCCGTGGATCCGGCACGACGCCCGCGACCGCTACGATGTCTCCAAACTCGCACAGTGGGAGCGTATCTTCGCCCATGCCGACAGCCTGGGCCTCTACCTGCATTTCAAGACACAGGAAACGGAAAACGATCTGCTGCTGGACGGCGGCGAACTGGGCCCGGAGCGCAAGTTGTATTACCGGGAACTGGCGGCGCGTTTCGGGCACCATCTCGCCCTGAACTGGAATCTGGGCGAGGAGAACGACATATGGGAAGAACTGGACGATCCGCAACAGTACCACATCCGGTCTTATGCGGAGTACATTCGTGCGCTGGACCCCTACGACCATCCGATCGTGATACACACCTACCCCAACCAGCACATAGAGGTGTACACCCCTCTACTGGGAAATGCTTCCGAACTGGCGGGGATTTCCCTGCAAACGCACTGGAACCGGGTGCATGAGCATACGTTGCTGTGGCGGCGTGTCTCGGCGGCGGCGGGCAAAAAATGGGTGATCGCGAACGACGAACAGGGCAATGCACAAGTCGGCGTCATGCCGGACGGCCCGGAAAACAACCACGGCGACATCCGGCGGCGCACCATCTGGGGGCATCTCATGGCCGGGGGCGCCGGGCTGGAGTTTTACTTCGGCTACCAGCACCCGCACAACGACCTGAATCTGGAGGATTTCCGGAGCCGGGACCGGTTCTGGGATTACGTGCGCCACGCCCTGCATTTCTTCGACGCCTGGCTGCCCTATTGGGAAATGGCGCCGAACGACGGCCTGGCGCCGGGCGACCGGTACGTGCTGGCGAAGCCGGGAGAAATGTATGCGGTGTATGTGCCGGAGACGTCGCCGGATGACGAGGGCATATCCCTGCACATCCTTCCGGGCAACTACTCCGTGCACTGGTACGATCCGACAGAAGGCGGTGCGCTGCAAACCGGCAGCGTGGCGCATGTCGAGGGAGACGGCGCTGTGTCGATCGGTGCACCGCCACCCGGGCCGGACGGCAAGGATTGGGTGGCGCTGGTGCGGGCGGAGGATGGCGAATAG
- a CDS encoding type II toxin-antitoxin system VapC family toxin produces MNRFVIDASIAIKWVVYEDDSLNALAILQNFPLSSPDLLIAECSNILWKKVKRAELTTDEAIMAAHLIQRADVELLPTRRLMDAATRLAIELDHAAYDCIYLALAIERDWPFVTADDRFRRKLAQVADARVSRIVLSIQEALAMQA; encoded by the coding sequence GTGAATCGCTTTGTTATTGATGCCAGCATTGCCATCAAATGGGTTGTGTATGAGGACGATTCTCTGAATGCCTTGGCCATTTTGCAGAATTTTCCTCTTTCATCTCCCGATCTTTTGATTGCCGAATGTTCGAACATTCTTTGGAAGAAGGTAAAGCGCGCGGAGCTTACCACCGATGAAGCGATCATGGCCGCGCATCTCATACAAAGAGCCGATGTCGAACTGTTGCCCACGCGTCGCCTGATGGATGCAGCCACGCGTCTTGCAATAGAACTGGATCATGCCGCGTACGATTGTATCTATCTGGCGCTGGCCATTGAGCGAGATTGGCCTTTCGTTACGGCGGACGATCGCTTCCGCCGCAAACTGGCACAGGTTGCCGATGCGCGCGTGAGCCGGATTGTGCTTTCGATACAGGAGGCTCTGGCGATGCAGGCATAG
- a CDS encoding phytanoyl-CoA dioxygenase family protein: MQETMKGPDHEGNQALLGVQLKDIEKTLPLRVLSEEDWEHWTTWGYVIVHDAIPPDHVEHLKAFLWEFQEMDPNDMSTWSATDRRAHGMAELNNSGMVEVYNHQLLWDTRQSPRVYNAYVDIWDREDLWVTIDRANLNTPNRDGRKFGGFIHWDVDTSQDPLPVNVQGVLSLVDTDAEVGGLQCVPELFRTFDEWVKTQPADRDPFQPDTTGFEVQFIPLRAGDLIIWNSLQAHGIRPNTSKDRVRMAQYVSMYPASEDNENIIQQRIHSWRECEPPKGIAFPGDPRELEKKVYGNAELTDLGKRLLGLERWNGA, from the coding sequence ATGCAGGAAACCATGAAAGGCCCGGATCACGAGGGCAATCAGGCGCTGCTCGGCGTCCAACTCAAGGATATCGAAAAAACGCTTCCCCTCCGGGTTCTCTCCGAGGAAGACTGGGAGCACTGGACCACCTGGGGCTATGTGATCGTGCACGACGCCATCCCCCCTGACCATGTCGAGCATCTGAAGGCTTTTTTGTGGGAATTTCAGGAAATGGACCCCAACGACATGTCCACATGGAGCGCAACGGACCGGCGTGCGCACGGGATGGCGGAACTCAACAACTCGGGTATGGTGGAGGTGTACAATCACCAGCTCCTGTGGGACACCCGGCAATCGCCCCGGGTATACAACGCGTACGTGGACATCTGGGACCGCGAGGATTTGTGGGTCACCATCGACCGGGCGAACCTGAACACGCCCAACCGGGACGGGCGGAAGTTCGGGGGCTTCATCCACTGGGATGTGGACACCTCGCAGGATCCGCTGCCCGTGAACGTGCAGGGGGTGCTGTCTCTCGTGGATACGGACGCGGAAGTCGGCGGACTGCAATGCGTCCCTGAACTGTTCCGCACCTTTGACGAATGGGTCAAGACGCAGCCTGCGGACCGGGACCCGTTCCAGCCGGACACGACCGGGTTCGAAGTACAGTTCATCCCGCTGCGCGCCGGGGACCTGATTATCTGGAATTCGCTGCAGGCGCACGGAATCCGTCCGAACACGTCGAAAGATCGGGTGCGGATGGCGCAGTACGTCTCCATGTACCCGGCCAGCGAAGACAACGAGAATATCATCCAGCAGCGCATACATTCCTGGCGCGAATGCGAACCGCCCAAGGGCATTGCCTTCCCGGGCGACCCGCGCGAACTGGAAAAGAAAGTGTATGGAAACGCCGAGTTGACCGACCTCGGCAAGCGGCTGCTGGGGCTGGAGCGTTGGAACGGGGCGTGA
- a CDS encoding dehydrogenase, which yields MRQELIFCHSSFSCSALVAAAFLLAVSTGSGPAAAQDAGHAPAADGRTLNVDFEAGDLTDWTAEGEAFGNEPVEGDLFASGEAVVAEMIQALRERRRQEPAALRSGHKGARWVSSGVVHGPASRGMLTSSPFEVTHPYASFLISGGALESTRAELIRASDGAVIFSTSGDNDLTLRPVVADLEEHVGETIFIRLVDEDTGGSTAAYIPENAYAHINFDHFRFHAERPSFPDELDPSGIARLPAWDPVLLEGGSAQEAAQTMTVPDGFSVQLAAAEPDVVNPIAMALDHRGRVWVVEGLTYPVRAPEGEGKDRILIFEDTDGDGAFDVRKVFMEGLNLVSGLELGFGGVWVGAAPYLLYIPVDASGDQPAGPPEVLLDGFGYHDTHETLNSFMWGPDGWLYGTHGVFTHSNVGKPGAEDDEREKLNAGVWRYHPTQHIFEVFAYGTSNSWGLDWDAHGQLFLTACVIPHLHHVIPGARMMRQAGQHFNPYVYDDLDPISDHVHWVGNLGPHAGNRRSGVAGGGHAHAGAMIYQGGSWPETYHGRIFMHNIHGFRANTEILERRGSGYVGRHGEDFLLTHDSWSQMLDLVYGPDGSVHVIDWYDKNQCHHGNPESHDHETGRIYRISHENDKWMPVDLERLSPLELVELQMHPNDWYVRTARRILQDRGPDEAVHEALWTRFEENPDETRKLRALWALHVTGGLSDESLTALLDHENEHVRAWAIHLLAEDRDVPEEAAQAFTRMAGEDSSALVRLYIASALQRMPPDRRWDALDALTKRAEDAADQNIPLMAWYALEPLAPMDMQRAMDMALSAELPRILSFTVSRIAATGTEEALALLSGYLGTLEDTDKQAVIIDGLNQFVEQAESDEQDD from the coding sequence ATGAGACAGGAATTAATTTTTTGCCATTCCTCTTTTTCGTGCAGCGCCCTTGTCGCCGCTGCCTTCCTGCTTGCCGTTTCGACCGGTTCCGGACCGGCGGCCGCACAGGATGCCGGGCATGCGCCGGCGGCCGACGGGCGCACGCTGAACGTAGACTTCGAAGCAGGTGACCTGACCGACTGGACGGCGGAAGGCGAAGCCTTCGGAAACGAACCCGTCGAAGGCGACCTGTTCGCCTCGGGTGAGGCGGTTGTCGCGGAAATGATCCAGGCGCTGCGGGAACGGCGCAGACAGGAACCCGCTGCCTTGCGCAGCGGACACAAGGGCGCCCGGTGGGTCAGTTCCGGCGTGGTGCACGGACCGGCAAGCCGGGGTATGCTGACATCTTCCCCATTCGAGGTTACGCATCCGTACGCAAGTTTTCTGATTTCCGGGGGTGCGCTGGAAAGTACCCGGGCGGAATTGATCCGGGCCAGCGATGGGGCCGTCATTTTTTCGACGAGCGGCGACAATGACCTTACCCTGCGGCCCGTCGTGGCCGATCTGGAAGAGCATGTCGGCGAGACCATCTTCATACGCCTTGTGGACGAGGACACCGGCGGCTCCACGGCAGCCTACATTCCCGAAAATGCGTACGCGCACATCAACTTCGACCACTTCCGTTTCCATGCGGAGCGGCCTTCCTTCCCGGATGAACTCGATCCTTCCGGCATTGCAAGGCTACCGGCCTGGGATCCGGTATTGCTGGAAGGGGGAAGCGCACAGGAAGCCGCGCAGACGATGACCGTCCCGGATGGTTTCAGTGTGCAACTGGCCGCGGCGGAGCCGGATGTCGTCAATCCCATTGCGATGGCGCTCGACCACCGGGGGCGCGTGTGGGTCGTCGAGGGGCTGACCTATCCGGTCCGGGCGCCGGAAGGCGAAGGCAAGGACCGGATTCTCATTTTTGAAGACACCGACGGGGACGGCGCGTTCGACGTACGGAAAGTCTTCATGGAAGGGTTGAATCTGGTGAGCGGCCTGGAACTGGGTTTCGGAGGGGTATGGGTCGGAGCAGCCCCCTACCTGCTTTACATCCCTGTCGACGCATCCGGAGATCAGCCCGCGGGCCCTCCGGAGGTGCTGCTGGACGGGTTCGGCTACCACGACACGCACGAAACCCTGAATTCCTTCATGTGGGGACCGGATGGCTGGCTCTACGGTACGCACGGCGTGTTTACCCACTCGAACGTGGGCAAACCGGGTGCGGAAGACGACGAACGCGAAAAACTCAATGCGGGCGTATGGCGGTATCACCCGACGCAGCACATTTTCGAAGTGTTTGCGTACGGCACCAGCAATTCCTGGGGGCTGGACTGGGATGCGCACGGGCAACTGTTCCTGACGGCCTGCGTCATTCCGCACTTGCATCACGTCATTCCCGGCGCCCGCATGATGCGGCAGGCCGGCCAGCATTTCAATCCGTACGTGTACGACGATCTGGACCCGATCAGTGACCATGTGCACTGGGTGGGCAATCTGGGACCCCACGCAGGTAACCGGCGGTCCGGTGTAGCGGGAGGCGGGCATGCCCATGCAGGCGCCATGATCTACCAAGGGGGCTCGTGGCCGGAAACATACCACGGACGCATTTTCATGCATAATATCCACGGATTCCGGGCGAACACGGAAATCCTCGAACGAAGAGGCTCCGGGTACGTGGGCCGGCACGGAGAAGATTTTCTGCTGACCCATGACAGTTGGTCCCAGATGCTGGACCTCGTATACGGCCCGGACGGGTCCGTGCATGTCATCGACTGGTACGACAAAAACCAGTGCCATCACGGGAACCCCGAAAGCCACGACCACGAGACCGGGCGCATCTACCGGATTTCGCACGAGAACGACAAGTGGATGCCAGTCGATCTGGAGCGGCTCTCTCCCTTGGAACTGGTCGAACTCCAGATGCACCCGAACGACTGGTATGTGCGCACCGCGCGGCGCATCCTGCAGGACCGGGGGCCGGACGAAGCCGTGCACGAAGCGCTATGGACCCGGTTCGAGGAAAATCCGGACGAGACGCGGAAGCTGCGGGCGCTCTGGGCGCTGCATGTGACCGGCGGCCTTTCGGACGAGTCGCTGACCGCCCTGCTCGACCACGAAAACGAACACGTCCGGGCATGGGCGATCCATCTTCTGGCCGAAGACCGGGACGTTCCCGAAGAGGCGGCGCAGGCATTCACGCGGATGGCCGGGGAGGATTCTTCCGCCCTGGTCCGACTCTACATCGCAAGCGCCCTCCAGCGCATGCCCCCCGACCGGCGATGGGACGCGCTGGACGCGCTCACGAAGCGGGCCGAAGACGCCGCCGATCAGAATATCCCGCTGATGGCATGGTATGCGCTGGAGCCTCTGGCGCCGATGGACATGCAGCGGGCCATGGACATGGCGCTCTCGGCCGAGTTGCCCCGTATCCTGTCGTTCACCGTCAGCCGCATCGCGGCTACGGGCACGGAAGAGGCGCTCGCCCTGTTGTCCGGGTACCTGGGCACGCTGGAAGACACGGATAAACAGGCCGTGATTATCGACGGCCTCAACCAGTTCGTAGAACAGGCGGAAAGCGACGAACAAGACGATTAA
- a CDS encoding VCBS repeat-containing protein: MAKTMYATLCAGLLLCTAGAASGQSAFDKTHLTDLFLAEGGAIGDLNGDGAADLVAGPYWYAGPSFEARHAFYAPRPFSIRGFSYSDNFIVEVHDFNDDGRNDILVIGFPGQEAFWYENPGEPDTEGAGYWTRHLALPRVDNESPHILDIDGNGRPEIVCHVDGYLGYASYDPERPAEPWEFRQVAGPYEGLFRFTHGFGVGDVNGDGLPDLLMSNGWWENPGFDADTPWERHEEAFALGSAQMYAYDVDGDGLNDVIAGRDAHGWGLSWFRQLPDGGFEKHIILRGDAAREPGRVRFSQLHAVALADMDRDGLKDIVTGKRFRAHGEAMDPEPNAPPVLYWFRLTRTDNGDVVWIPHLVDDDSGVGVALAVKDANGDEYPDILVVNKKGAYIFRQNIR; encoded by the coding sequence ATGGCCAAAACAATGTATGCGACGTTATGTGCAGGTCTCCTGCTCTGTACGGCAGGCGCTGCATCGGGACAATCCGCCTTCGACAAAACGCACCTCACCGATCTTTTTTTGGCGGAAGGAGGCGCCATCGGAGACCTGAACGGCGACGGCGCGGCAGATCTGGTGGCGGGTCCGTACTGGTACGCCGGGCCCTCGTTCGAGGCGCGTCATGCGTTTTACGCACCCAGGCCATTCAGCATAAGGGGCTTTTCGTATTCGGACAATTTTATCGTCGAGGTGCACGATTTCAACGACGACGGGCGGAACGACATTCTCGTGATCGGATTTCCGGGGCAAGAGGCGTTCTGGTACGAAAATCCCGGAGAGCCGGATACAGAAGGCGCCGGGTACTGGACGCGGCATCTCGCCCTCCCCAGGGTGGACAACGAGTCGCCTCACATTCTGGATATCGACGGAAACGGACGCCCGGAGATCGTCTGTCATGTGGACGGGTATCTGGGCTATGCATCGTACGACCCGGAGCGCCCGGCCGAGCCGTGGGAATTCCGGCAGGTCGCCGGTCCGTACGAGGGATTATTCCGCTTTACGCACGGATTCGGGGTCGGGGACGTGAACGGCGACGGGTTGCCTGACCTGCTCATGTCGAACGGATGGTGGGAAAATCCGGGATTCGATGCAGATACGCCCTGGGAGCGCCATGAAGAAGCGTTTGCCCTGGGCTCCGCGCAAATGTACGCCTACGATGTGGACGGGGACGGGCTGAACGATGTGATCGCGGGCCGCGACGCGCACGGCTGGGGCCTTTCATGGTTCCGGCAGCTCCCGGACGGCGGCTTCGAGAAGCACATTATTCTCCGGGGAGATGCGGCGCGCGAGCCGGGCAGGGTCCGATTCTCCCAATTGCATGCCGTAGCGCTGGCGGACATGGACCGGGACGGACTGAAGGATATCGTGACCGGAAAACGATTCCGGGCGCACGGCGAGGCCATGGACCCCGAACCGAATGCCCCGCCTGTGCTCTACTGGTTCCGGCTCACGCGGACGGACAACGGCGATGTCGTCTGGATCCCTCATCTCGTCGACGACGATTCGGGGGTCGGGGTCGCGCTCGCGGTGAAGGACGCGAACGGCGACGAGTATCCGGATATTCTGGTCGTGAACAAGAAAGGCGCGTATATCTTCCGCCAGAATATCCGGTAA